TCTGTTCTGTAAAgaatacaaattatttccacacaaaatataagtaaataattataataattgaaaAGTAAAGAAACttgtttaaaattttgtattaatatattataaatacttAATGAGCTCATTTTAACGAATATagttcattattttttaagtttaaTAAGGCTATACAAGTTTTCTATAAGCActgaaaattttgaaattcTTAGTTTATCATCCTTAATGTTTCTAATTTTGGGTGATTGCCcttataaaataagtaaaaatttgttattttaatttagaataaaaaatataaagcgATTAACAATGTGGAAACTTAGATCTTGGAATTCTTATGCATTTTCTCATACATTTATGGATACATTTTTTGCCCACTATATTTAAAGTAGAGAAATCTGTTTAATAGCCTACTtagaaaagaaataaattacgACCGGGAacaattatatgcataaccATATAGTTAACATTGATATACTAGCTacgtatttatatatacattactATCAGTACAATagtaacaataaaaaaattttccatATAATTTCGAATaagtgataaaaaataaattattatatttattcaataaaaactatataaaaaagatataattcaaattaGTGCtgacattttttattttatttaaaaaatatactataatattaacataaatatgaGTGGTACGATTttgatatttaaaataatacatagtaaaaaaaaaatattatattatttttatgcctGGTGTGTGTACTTACTACATAACGAATCAATCTTTCGCCTTTTACTAAAGATTGCCGTGTAGGAGGTACTTTAAATACAATACCACAAATTTTTGTCACGTCATTTTTGGCGTGTGtacaacaattttaaattatcaaatttttgcatgaccaaaaaaaaaaaaaaaataataataaaaatagctaCAAACATTAGCTCGAAAATATGGAATATTACATGACgaatacataaaattactggtattttttattctgtattttatttttacaatattaAGAGAATATTTCCTGAatgttcatattatttttaaccGTAATCTTGTAAAATAGCTTTATAGCtatattatgtaaattataaaaaaaattaattaaaaaaaatatgtatattaaaaaataaagaacaaTCATAGCAATTTTAATGATGTTCATTTCTTATGAAtcgtattttttaatatataaaataatttgggtattatatatattatttttttagcaCATGCtagcaaaataaaatttattaggTAAAGATAAAAGTAGCTTTTCTATTTTCTCTAAATTTTCATCCTTATCTTCTACTCCAATAATTTTAGGAGTTTTGGGctcaataatattaatactaTTAAACATAACAGATTTcataaaatcatttttaccAACACTATAAgcaatatcatttttaattcggggatttctttttttcacattatTACTATTCTTAGTTGATGTTGAATTAGTCATTTGTTTGGTTCGATTCCAATTTTGATATGTTACCATTTTGTCACTTGCATGCTCATTATTTGTACGCATGGttatattgtttattttttgggaTAGGTTAAAATTAGGCACAATTTTCGGTTTTAACCCTCGCCCAATTAATCTTACTTCATTATTccaattattttcataatttatttttatcatccttgaatttattttattattataattgaTTGGTCCGGTTCGTCTAGCATTTCTACATACTCGGTGTGTGGGATGCTCATGTTTTCGATCTATTCGGCCATAATTATTCTGCCATATGAGAATAAAGAAAACGttgaaagaaaaaacatatttatatatataaataataaggtGGTGTTGTCATACTATGCTTACCCTGTTTTCCAAATAATGGGAGTTAAAATAGTTCATATCCTCACTTGTTGTGTTGTAGTATTTCTTcgcattttgttttaaaatatgccCATGCACTTCCTTTGCTATAATGCTATCTGTATTATcactaaatatattttctataacctgatcttgttttttaattttttccattatattttttcgctttttttgtgtcattatatcatttttctcatgacttaaatatttataaacattAGGTTGAAAAGTACACTCTTGTAATTCCCGCATAATCGTATTTTgcttataatttaaattatttctgTCTTTCTctagaattttttttaatatatataaaggatCTTTAcatttgttttcttttctcTTGAGTAATGTTTCTCGATACagaaattttttacaactaatgctatcataaaaattaccATTTCCAAAATTGTTCTTGATGTGGTTTGCCTCATCTTTAATAAGGttggatttatttttctttgatACTTGCAGTATACTTTCAtggattattttatttaacatattttctttttccatTAGTTCATAGtctgatttttttaaaatatttcctGTTTCATCATTGatgtcatttttttttggattttttttaattatgtaaTTTACAACCTTACTATGTGCATTATTTAGTCGTTGTTCAAATGGGTAGTCATAAtatctatataatttaaacttGTGCAAAGTTTGttccttttctttatttataaaaaattgttttttattttttgacaTTTCTAAGAGTGTGtctaaaatataattatccGAATCTAATAATGTATTCtctgttttaattttttcttttattatatttacaaatgtttttttcgaAATAATTAGCATTCTAccttcctttttttttgtgtttaaTAAATGTGCATCATTAAGGTTTAATAGCAAAGatatattgttttcatTTGCTACTCTCTTtaacttatttatattatattttaaattatttttgctCATGTCTTTTTTGTTACTTTGAAAATTTCCATCATCCAAAAGTTTAAGTGCCTCCAAATTATAagcatttaattttaaatgtggtaaaatgtattttttaaatttattttttccttttcttgTAAGCccattataaatattatcattaaacAGATCAATAGAATTCTCAGATTTGGTATCAAACATGTTCCAAAGCTTTTCAACAACACATAATGCAGCATTTTCGTTACTGGATTGTATGCCATTCTTACTAATCGATGCttgatcattttttaaactcgttttattaaaattcaTTTCGTTTCAAATATTACTAATTTAGCTAGCTACATATTCCttaccttttttatatcccCTTGACAATATAAGAAATTAGCAGACCATACTTTGAACATATAAGACAGTACGAAATGAAAACACTATTATATTTCAGCGTAGtttagaatatttttaataaataatttcgAATACTTAAAATGTTTAAGATATTCTTTGAATAAAACATGTGTGCAATTAGTCTGACATCAAATGTCAcgttaatttatttttaaatcgaaaatggaaatacatccacatttttgttatttcaaaaatctgtttaaagaaaaaagttCTACAAAATAGTTCCAAtaaactttaaaaaaaaaattattttttttaccttaAAATAATGCAACTCTTTAATATGCACAAAGACGGACAAAAATGAACGAgctaatattatatactgAGCATAGCTATATGTACATTTTGCCCATCTTTCCGCACAATTATAtctatttacatttttaaaaattacaaaactGTAGCacaaatatgaaaaaatcgaagaaataaaacacCAGTAAATAAAGGACTTACAAATAAGCAGCATGATATGTTAAGGAAAACAAAACATGTGAAACTGTGCTATAACTAGttaaatagaaaatataaagtaaACAAATTCAAGCTTTCTCTTTTTAGTCCCCCCCATCATAAGCTTAAAAACATGTTACTAATAAAagccaatttttttataaaactaAAATAGAATGCACAAATATGCACACAGTCATTTATAGAGGTAAAGTACATTCCTTATGACAATCCAATAGTGGAAaaagttttataaaaataatggaacTGCATACCCATTGAGAAGATATATGTAGATACGCACAACAAAGTTGTGAAATCTTAAACGAACTTCTTATTAACATTACTCAAGattattaatatcattGAAGATAGAGCATTATCTAAGTTTAATCATAAGTTAAAACACAGATTCGAAGTAAATGCaagtatatatgtacaaacATAGGAGAAGGGCATACAAATGTTCgcaaatacaaaatatattatattcaaatcCATACGCATGCATAAACTGCCTactaaatattaaaattaatgtcgaatataaagaaacaaaCGATTAATTTAACTAAgctataaaattaatgattttcaaattaatttataaatatagctatatttactttaaaaatgaaaaagtatatatatcaccACTTTTCATAACACACATAGAtgtaagaaaaaaatagtggttgattataaaaattagatAGCGTGACTTAATATAAGTTCAGATAAAAGTCTAACACCAAAACCTTTTGGTTTGCTATCATTAAAAATCCAAGCAGCACCGGCAATATCTATATGGGCCCATGATGTTGATTGTACAAATTCgttcaaaaataaagatgcAATAATAGAGGATGCTTTACAATTTGTAGGTGTATTATTCATATCTGCGCATCTTGaacttataaattttttatattctttaataATTGGTAACCACCATACGGGTTCACTAGAAGTTTTTGATGAtgctaatattttattaattagtttttcatcatttccAAAAACACCGGCATAACTTGTACCTAATGAAAATAGCATAGCACCTGTTAATGTAGCTATATCAATAATATGATCAACACCAATCTTTTCAGCATATACTAATGCATCTGCTAATGTTAATCTTCCTTCGGCATCTGTATTTCCTACTTCAATAGTTTTTCCATTAGATGCAGTTACAATATCACCAGGTCGATAAGCATTTTGTGAAATCATATTTTCACATACTGCACTTATAAAGTGAACTTCAACATTTTCTGGTTTTATAGTTCCAATACAATAAGCAGAACCTAAAACAGCTGCACAACCACTCATGTCAAATTTCATTAATTCAATCATAGATCCGGGAGCAgcttttaaattatatccTCCTGCATCAAATGTAATGCCTTTACCAACTAATgcaattttctttttaatttcaccTTTTCCTTTATAAgttaaatgaataaatcTATGTGGGTACATACTACCTTTTCCTACTGATAAATATGCTcccatttttaattcttcaaGTTCTTTTATTcctaatattttgtattccaagtttaatttttcagCTAACTCAACAGCTACATTTGCTAAAGAGACGGGATTACAATAGTTTGATGGAGCTGAAATAAGTTGTGctgcaaaatatatacccATAGAAAATGTTTTGGCTTTCTCGActtctttattataattagcgttatgattttttaaaaatatatgtaaatttttcatatttgttGAGTTCGAAGAGTTTTTGTTGCCAGCCTTATTAGTCGATTTGAATCTTTCATCAACTATAGATTCATAAAAAACGGTTTCTAAAAGGAATCTAAATAAAGATTCATTGATATCTATTTCAAAAATGATAGATGCAGATGCAGGCTTATTATCATGCAATACTTGAACTAAACTAGGCActatttttctaatttcaCATTCAGTCATTTCGTCATCAACTCCTCCACATCTAATAAAAGTTAAATTTACGTATTTGTTCTTTTCATTAGATATATAAAAGCTTTTTGATGTTCCTATTTTtccattaaaaatatcatcattatttgataaaaactCGTTTATTTTGCTATCCTTAATATTTgaacttatttttaaacttcctttttctttttcagaTGCAGAATGaactaaaaataatattaatccATCGTCAAAAGTACAACCTTCTTTTCCAGAATCTTTTACTTCGACTTTTACATCATCGAATGGGGTCGTATAGTTTACGGGTAAGACAACTGGATCAAGGCTATTTACTTGTGGAACTTTAGATgtcatattttcaaatttagcaaaagaaatattagaattttctttattattcgTGCTATaaaagttttttattatttttgaacCCGTCAAAAATTGTGTTTTATCTTTGGAAAGTTTCTGATAGTGATAAGTGGAAAATTGTGGAATTTCACAACGAACACTATTGTAAttgcttttattttttatattattagatataaaaaaaggaaagaatttttttttattagcttttaaactataaaaatagtagcgtttaataatatttttataaattttattttcaaaaattttatcaacAGAATTTGTATTCAACCGTATTAGATACATTGAAATGGGTATGCACAATTGGAAATACGCAACCTTgcaatatttaatatttattttaaaaataagtttTTATCCCTTATTTtggatattatatttattgctTATTTTACGGGGTATTTTTGCCTTATGTAAGCCTTTAAAAATAACGTGAGTATTATATAGGAAATTTGCAATTACGgggaaaagaaaaaaaatagggGTGTTATATTATAGCACATATGTTggataatttaatatgttGGAAGTTCCATAGTTtacataattaattatgtatataataattatgcatGCAATACGAAACGGCTATTATGTAAATAACTTAATCCAACGGATGCTAGAGGGAAGGAGTATTTTGGGGTGGCGAgaagaatatttattttatttgccttttgaaaattcgccaatttaaataattatatttccatATGTGCAATCGATAAATAAGCAAAACCACTTCATAGTTTGCTGCCCATCCccaatatattcatttacccataaaaataaatatacataatagtGCGcttaaatatgcatacacTATTGTTATAGGATTactatatactttttattccccctatatttttaagggCGTACGAAATTAagcgaaaaaaaatggccttattaattatatataaaattatatttataatactatatttttttttactgtATATATAGCgcacataaatatataagctCTAAAAATTTAGTAATGCGcactataaaaaaaaaaaaattcctattataattatataggTACAATCCAGGTggcattatttaattaatttttttttaagttgtTTTAATCTAAACAATCTAcccataattttattaagaaaaaaataaaattcgaaaaaaaaaaaaaaaaaatcgaaaaaaaaaaaataaataataaaatataaaaattactataaataatgtactttttattaagcACACCACCCCCTCTTTCTTAATCCTGGTGTAGAAtgttttgtaaaaataattccatttttcttgtacgtaaaatataaaatagaaagcaaaaattaaaaaaattaaaagtaaaaattaaaaaaattaaaactaTAAATGCATTACTTGCGTATAGGAATACTCATTGCTTATTACAATGCGCAAGAATGACCAACTTAAACATTTGAAACTGTTGAAACTGTTGACAACTCAACAGGctgataaatattatttcataGAACATATCGTAAGTttatgaaattattttaatatattttttatcaacttgtttgtaatttttttaaaaatttttttgtgaaattgtgtgtattttttttttttatttttatagccatatttataatatttttttttttactgtttatattttttatttgaaaatatttgattgacatatatgcatgttaACTAAAGGGTAGacattaataatttgaattttataaaaatataaaatacaattttcaTACCATcctatatatgcatatatttataaattttatttcctttcaTAAAATCAACAtcattatacatatttacaCACAATTATGTGtctacaaatatatacacatgttttgaaaaaaaaaaaaaattatgcttaggaattttttcatatatatacatacttttttaatctttaataaatgatttcattgtttttattaacta
This region of Plasmodium chabaudi chabaudi strain AS genome assembly, chromosome: 13 genomic DNA includes:
- a CDS encoding M17 leucyl aminopeptidase, putative, whose product is MYLIRLNTNSVDKIFENKIYKNIIKRYYFYSLKANKKKFFPFFISNNIKNKSNYNSVRCEIPQFSTYHYQKLSKDKTQFLTGSKIIKNFYSTNNKENSNISFAKFENMTSKVPQVNSLDPVVLPVNYTTPFDDVKVEVKDSGKEGCTFDDGLILFLVHSASEKEKGSLKISSNIKDSKINEFLSNNDDIFNGKIGTSKSFYISNEKNKYVNLTFIRCGGVDDEMTECEIRKIVPSLVQVLHDNKPASASIIFEIDINESLFRFLLETVFYESIVDERFKSTNKAGNKNSSNSTNMKNLHIFLKNHNANYNKEVEKAKTFSMGIYFAAQLISAPSNYCNPVSLANVAVELAEKLNLEYKILGIKELEELKMGAYLSVGKGSMYPHRFIHLTYKGKGEIKKKIALVGKGITFDAGGYNLKAAPGSMIELMKFDMSGCAAVLGSAYCIGTIKPENVEVHFISAVCENMISQNAYRPGDIVTASNGKTIEVGNTDAEGRLTLADALVYAEKIGVDHIIDIATLTGAMLFSLGTSYAGVFGNDEKLINKILASSKTSSEPVWWLPIIKEYKKFISSRCADMNNTPTNCKASSIIASLFLNEFVQSTSWAHIDIAGAAWIFNDSKPKGFGVRLLSELILSHAI